The genomic DNA CGGAAGCGGATTAACAACTGAATGTTGTCGTTGCTggtaaatttataattaatttcatcAATTATGCAGTACCAATTATCGCTCGCCAGCAACAGGAATATTGGGACTACGAGCTACGCATGGTGTGATGGGAATCTTTTCGTCTGATGGGTGACATTCTTCAGTGTGAAGATTGGGTTTGATAGAAGCATAATAATCCTTTTTTATATCATTTCCCATTTAAATGTGTGACAAACGTGTGACAACAATCGTGAAACAATTGTAACATAAACTTTACCACTAAGAAGAGGATTTGCACCAGGTTCATTAAAACGCCTAATGTACTTGGTGAATCCTCGGAagaatttttttaactttgtCTGCAGTAAACTAACTAACCCCcctccattatccttccagCGAGGACTACCATCATCAGCGATGCACCTACTGTCCAACAGAGACGACACCGATTGCATGTCCGCCGGATTGCTTCTGTAAGCATCCACCGGACGATGGTCGGGATCACATCTAAGCTGGGGTGATCGGAAAAACGTTGTATCGTATAGGAGTTGTTTAAAATGGGCTCCTGTTTCTCATCAAACTATAAGCAATCTAAATATGGTTCCCTGGACATAAATACAGCACATGAGCTACCAGCAGCTAGGCTTCGTTCGGTATCAAGATACTCTTTTTAACCCGGACGATCACAGAAGCCGTATCAGTGTGATACGTCATTGTGTTTCCCCTATTATCAGTTCAAGTGTACTTGATCACTTGGTCAAAAggatcgtcgtcgtcagtGTAAAATACTAATAGCCATGCCCGCTTCTTCTTAGCAACGTATCACATTTGATGTAGCATAGCAAGGTGTGCAGAATAGCAGTAGTAACACCGATAGCATTCGTAAATGTTAACTCTAAACATGGCGTAATGAATAGAACGCGGTAAGCTTTTTCTCATGCATCGTCAATCCAGTGTAACTGATATAGCTCTAACCGGACAAGCAAATAGTAACATAATGCAGTAACATATTCAGTAAATATACCCATCAGTCAAATAAAAGCAACCATCTTATCAAAGGCATAATGTGTAGCTGCGTGTCATTTATATCACAATCCTTGAAGACAAtctcaaattaatttaaaaaaaaaatcatgaacttctgtaatataaatattttgaaaaaacTTTTGAAAGAATCCTTACGAAATATGGCGATCGTTGGGCATGCGCAGCTCCCAATAAAGGAATGCTCGCCACAGATTCCATCTGCAGTGGCAAACGGAGTCAGTTGATTTCTAACCATACCATCGGAAGGTTGTTCTTGTACACGGTGACAAGCAAATTGCCGGACTATAGTCTTTGTACTTATCGCACTTttctcaatattttaaaaagtgTATAAACCCCGCTTGTTTTTACTAAGTATCATGGCGAATCTtgtgaattttattttgtgatcGCAATTCCAAGAGAGCAGACAGAATATGGATTCGGGTTTGAATATAGAATGTCTAATAGATGCggttaaatataaaatactgACCTAAGCAAAGAACTAAGTACGTAATATTGGAGAATAAATAGTGAAGGGTTCTATTCGATTAAATCAGCACTATTATTTCAATtagttcgttttcttttccattcttttctACAAAAATTGTtaggtttttttccaaattccTACAAGATGTAGCTCAGATGTAGTTGAAGTTGAATTCATTTTCTTTTACTCTTCTTTCCAGTTTAGGCTCATCTTTAGAGTGCTACCAATTGTATTGGCGTTTCTAAATTGTAATTGGTGTAGCAATTCAAGGTTTCTAATTCAAAAGGTTTAGCTTTCCATCCGGGAAGTATTCCAAAGTTGTGTTAGTTCGTTGTTGTGTATTCTCCAACAATTTGTATTGCAATTCTGGTTAAAAACATCATGATTACATACCTGGAAAAGATAGCAACGATTAGTTATGGTAAGCTCTGCCAGTTacgcgtcatcatcatcatcagccagCATTTTACGATTCACTCCGAAACTACTTCCCCAAAGGGTCTTGAACACATctgaaacgaacgaaaaagacaaacggaacgaaaaagtattctaaaacaaacataaatagCGGTAGCAGGCTCACCCATGGTAATGGTTTTGTCCTGGTTCCTAATGCTCCATCCTGTTTCGCTTATTTTCTCCTGTGTATTCGGCACATTCCAGCACTTTAAGACGGCAATCACCTAACTGCATTCCGTGGAGCTGCTGAATAGCACGGTTTGCCGCAATATCACTGGCGAACTCCGCGTAGCCGTGCCTTTTCCCTGGTACAAGATACACCTTGATAAGATCCCCGAATCGACAAAATGCATCCGTCAGGAGCTTTACGGAAACCGCCTCGGGCATACAGATGAAGAACGCTTTCTTGACGCACTGCACTAGTTCGGACACGAGTGGTTTCGGTGGTCCGAACTGCGATAAGGCATCCTTCGTAATGATTTCCTCTTTGAATTCCTCCTCAAACCGAACGATGATCCTTTCTCCGATTGGATATTCTAGGCCGTGGATTTTATCCACCGCTCGTTGTGCCTCTTCGCGACTGGAATAGACTGCCGCCGCTGTTATGTTTATTTCATCTAAAAATGTTTCCAATTTTAATATAACTGAGCAGCAATAATTTGAGCTCCATCGTGTACTTACTCGCCGTGATAATGCTGCAGTACTTCATCCCAGGACAGATGTCAAACAGACGCCACAGTCTATCCTGATTAAGCTGATTACTGCAGATTACGACCAGCTTTGTGTCGCCTCGCACGGCCGATAATCGATCCGGTGAATGTGCTCGCTTCCGGCTAGCCGAATCCACCGCCGGCTGTCCTTTCTGTTCCCGTTCCTGCTGCAGCTTACTGCGTGGGACACAAAATTTCGCTTTATACTGCGGATTACAGTTTTCGATGGCTAGTGCCGTTTCGAGGAAGGAGGTGAACTTTATGTATGCCGCACACTGCTTGTCGTTCTTTTTGTCCGGTACGAGCCGGACCTGCGTTACCGTTCCATGACAACCAAACTCTTCCTTCAGCTGTTCCTCCGTTCGACTGCTCGGTACGATGGCGAAGAGGCGTAGGAAATGATTTTCGTTGACGTCCGCCGATGTATCACTTTGTTTATCACGATTGTAGCTGTAAGGATaaccacaaaaaagaaataaattagaAAGAAGCGAATAATGGCACCGAACCAACGCTTTCATACCTGGCAGAAATCATCACTTTTATCGGGCGTGTATCACCTTCCACGATGGTACCGTTTTTTCGAAGCCCACGAGCAGCGGACGACGTTTTCGCAAACTTTACGTAAGCAACACCCTTGCCTTGGCCCGTTTTGCGGTCCGTTATCACCACACACTCCTCAATCGATCCGTCCGGTTCGAAATGCTTTATCAGCTGTTCCTTCGTGATCTGTTTACCGCAAATGATGAAAAGTCTCGACATTGGAGGCTCTTCGGAGATTTCCTTCGCTCGGTTAGGATCTGCCATGGTTTTATTGCTAATTCCAGCTGAAGGACACACCGGAAGGAGGTGAATCCTTGCCGTCAGGATATCGAGAAATACGATACAGTCAGCAGCTCCTTAATTTGTATTTCTATTGGCACAGCGGGAATTGCTAATGATTTGATtgtaaaattgatttaaacggATTTTTAAACAGTAAAACACAGTAAATTGAGAGAATTTCCACAACTTTCCTCACGCAAAACGACCGTAAACAACCTAAACAACCCGGAGATGACAGACGTCAAACAATCAGCTGTTTTGGAACGAAGTTTTTCCAGGCGCACACTGGGACAAATTAGATGTGGATTGAGGACATATTTATATTgcagaaattattttttaatttaattttttttttattctttaacTTTACGTTTTATCGTTGTAATTACATTTTACTTAAGGAACTATTTCTTCAAAAAATTTTATATCCAAAAAGTCACGGATCTTCGACGGTTTGTTTTAATCATGCCGCACAACCAAGAAGTCCAAGAAGGTTTTCCACAAGTATGCAAATAAAATTACTTGATTGAAATTCCTTTATTTCGCTATGCTTCACTCCGAGAAACACCTTACAATGCGACAGTTTATTTGAAGCAACTACTTCATGAGACCACTTTTATTCGCTTCCATCCCGCACGACAATTCTTTCCCCGATCGGATATTCAAACTTGTGCAGCTTCTCCCGGGCGTACTTGGCCGATTGCGTGTTGTTGTAGGTAACGGTCGCGGACGAGATCGATCCACCGTCATGCGAGATTGAGCAGTTCATCAGTCCCGGTATGATGTCAAACAAGCGCCAGATTTGATTCTGCGTTAAGGTGGAACTGCACAGAACGGTCAGCTTGGTCGGTGGCAGCAGGGCCGATGAACGACGACGTGTAACCGGCCGGAAGAATCCTCTCGTTTCCTGCGGCTGCGATTCGAGACTAACTTTGCGAGGCTTAATCTTAGCGAACTTTGCCTTATGTTCTGGTTTGGCCGTTTCGAACGCTAGTGCCGCATCGAGGAACGATTCGAACGTTAGGTAAGCTACATTATTGCCGGGGGATTTCTTGTCCGGTACGAGCTGAACACTGTTGACGGCTGAGATCTTGCTAAACTCTGCCTTTACCGCGTCGCTGTCCAGATCGGCGGGACATTTCACCTTCAGCCGGAGGCAGTCTAAGGGCTTTGATTCTACCGTGCTAGATTTTCCAAACGGAGGAGAGTGTCAGGACGTATCTCGAAATCGTGTAGGAGACGCTCGAGACTTACCTGGAAGCGATCTCCACTTTGATTGCTTTCGGTTCCGGTTCGATGTGCTTACCGTCCGCTTCTTTGAGGGCTCGGGCTGCTTGGGACGTTTTCTGGAACTTCACAAACCCGATACCCTTCGACTGGCCGGTAGCTTGATCCTGCACGATGTGACATTGTTCAACCGTGCCGTACGGGGCGAAGAATTCCTCGAGTGCGCCGGTCGTCACCTGCTTACCACAGAGAACGAACAGCCGCGAGAAGGGTGGCGAGTTCAGGTCCGGTACGGTGGACTGTTCCTGAGTCATGTCTCCGTCGATCGTGCGTGTAGCGTCGGTGCGGTGTGTGCTGGAACTGAACTTCTCAGCGGCGGTAAGATGGTGAGCCCGCCAGTGTTGGTAGACACCGTAGACAAGATGTGTCTGGTGCTGTGTCTCAATGAAACGGGTCGATTGTTTCGGGTCCATAGTTATCCAGGTGACAAGCACAAATTCTTGAATAACCGGTCattgaacaaaaagaaaacatgtgTCGATCGAAATCGAGCAATGAAACGGTTCCCTGACGCATCTCTAATCTGTCTCTGCCGTACCCGAGTGCCCGGCATCGAACCGATTCAATGGAAAACAGTGTACGTCCAtggtttaaataatttatcaatTCATTACTTCAAAATGAAGCTCGTTTTGAGCGGAGGGATTGTCACGGTACCGTGGGCTTAGGAGTGCGAACAAAAAATGCACCAGCACTCCGTTGTTGCTTTTGTAAGCCTAGCCTCTGCACAGCGCCCGGAAGCCGATCGGCAAACgatatgcaaaacaaaaaggaccAAAGAAGTCCTCGAAAATAGCGATACGATTTTAGCCCTCCGAACTTCAATCGCTGCGCTTATCCGATTTgctaaattgattttttctttacaccaccaccatccggaCGTGGAAACTTCTGGTGGCCAGGTCACTCCCCGGTTGCAGTTTCCAAAGCGAACGAGCTGGCAAAATTAATCGGCGATTAGTAGTGCTCTGGGCAGCATTCGTTTCAGCTATTGCACTATTCATCCCGGTTTGTAGGATGGGAAAACCCCGGGCCTGTATGCATTTCGCAATTTCACGCTCGAGATTTTGATCTCACTCGAATGGAAAGAGGCAGTAGGGCAAGAGCGTTCGGGATTTTCAATTTCACAAAGTCAACTTgtattttttcctccctttgcATCGTGTGCGAACAAGCCGGAAATCCGATTAAGGATGATCTTTCTGTgtggatgtttttctttttactgGAAAAAGGAACTATTTGGATACTTTGTACAGGCATTTTTAATTGCAGATAAAAAGAATAGTGTCGCGCTAGAGAAGTGGGGTTTTCAATGGTAGATGATTTAGATCGGTGGTTAAAATTAACCTGACTTGTGTTTAGTCCATTAGTTTTGGTCACGAttagaaataaaacacaaataaaatataaaggccaaggcgataacggcgccggtcttcacacgacaggattGGAGTTCAAATCTCTTCTGGCCCATTTCCCCATAGCAAGGACTGGTAGCAATTAGTATAGTAAGCcggaaataaaattgaaaacagtAAACAGTAGATCACTGTAAGAAAATACTGATGTCTCTATTTTATGGGTTAAGATAAAGATCGTTTGCGaatatttttcttactttttgATGATATATTTGTATATTTTTAACTCTATAATTGTGCAAAATAACGATGAGTAATACCTAACAAAATCTCCAGAATATTGCACACCATTAGCGGTGAGTTTGCGTTCCGATTGCAACCAGCTGCTTGCTGGCAGTAAGTCCAGATGTAATCCGCTTTTCGCGTTCCACTACaagcaaacagacacacacacacacagcataacAGATCCTCAAGAAAGGGCGAGCCAAACGCACCCTCTACAGTCCTTGCTGAAGAGCAACATATTTTGTGGAGGATTATTTCGGTCCCGATCGTTTGTCGATTGTGATGACGAAAGGCCAAGAGATGTAAGCAGCAATCAGTGCAGTGATGGACTGAGACCTAGGTTCTGAGGTGATGGAGGTGATTTATTTTGTCGAAttatttccccccccccccccccctcccattgTATCGGAACGAAGCTGGCCGATATTTGTGGTCAATTCAGGAAATTGAATTAGTGCAGATGTTATCTCGTTTATTGTTATCAGCTTATTGGTCATTTGTTGCGTCTTGGAGGTATTGTGAACAGGGTAGCATTCTTCAGATAAAAGCTTTTTTCCAAACCTTACTTCTCAGTACAATAAGTACGTTTCGCAATTTATTTCAACTCCTTTCGCAAGaagtaataatttttttactaTAGAGAATCACCAGCACAAGcaacaactacaacaaaaaaatcatttaccaAGATCAGCCACCGTGACCGGAACTGCCATGCCCATTTCGTTGTGCACAGcgaaaagagagaaataatTAGGAAACAAGTACCTTGCTACCATCCGACATTTGCATAATTCGAACATAATCGTTTCCCTGCAGCGTCCCTAGTCCCTACGACAACACTTGTATCGATGGTGGAggagaaaaaacaaccaacacagcgcaggaaaaaataatcataattGAACTAAACTAAATCAGAACACAATGGTATTAGGACGGGTAACGAGCGGGTGGATTGTTGCTTGGTCCCTTGCTCCCGATAATTCCCATGGGAACCGGCGCCGGTACAACCCCTGGAAGGGAGTGAACAAAGTTAAGCGGTGTTTGTTTAGCTATTGATGATTGTGAAGATTCTTTACGGTAGATAGGATGGGatgcttttgtgttttttgttagcAGAGGATCATGGTGTtacaaataaatgaaaaaaatatcttaaaattgattttattaaaagaaaaattaacagTAAATAGGGTAAATGGGTTTCAGAACTTTTTGTTAAGGAAATGTATAGTTAAACATAATATTCAAATTGTAATTTTAGAGGATTATAGAGAactatctatttttttttaggaAATAGAGAcaaaaattatatattttttacataattcattaaataaataaatgagtcAATACTTAAGCAAATTACAACACATTGTTGAATAATAAACAAttcaatacaaaacaaaagtaagaCGAAGCACAAACTTAATAAACAAAAGGAAAGTAACtaaagtaaacaaataaaaacaaaataaaagaaaagtgataagaagataaggagaagaaaaaagaccATGTCatgaaaaaataatgtaaagaaactcaaaataatttaataaatcacACAATTAACATAACATAAAGATACAACATTGAAACAAGACATTTGattgaaaaaaacacttaaaatgAACTCTAAATTATCAAATATTAAACgatctaacaaaaaaaaatttaaaaatatttaaaaattgtaaataaacagagaaagtaaaagaaacataaaaacaaagctAAAATAGAAACAActaaggaaaagaaaacattggggcggtccggtggccgaggcgacagcggcgccggtcttcacacggcagggccggggttcaaatcccatccagaccgcctccccgtacgaaagactgactacttttctacgggtaaaattaagtcacagaaagccagaaatggcaggccgagacctctcgaggttgtagtgccacagaagaagaagaagaagaaggaaaagaaaataatcccTCTGAGAAATATCCTCCATTCTTCGAGAAATCCCTCATCAAACCTCTTGCAATGACCAGACAAATGATGTCCGAATGAACAGGAATCTCACATTCACGTCACGGCTGATTAAAACGGAGCTGTTGTAACCAGTTAAGTGGACAATCTGTTCCAGAGCTGCCACAATCCGTATCCCTActgcaagaaaataaaaagaaaaaggcacCAGAACACGTGTTTCTTGTTTGTAGTTTGGCAAGCAATCGTCCGAAAATGAGTTCCCTTGGGTGCAGTTTGATTGTTACtgatgttgtgtgtttgtgtttttcttgtcTTCTGTTTGCTTCTCGCCTTGCTTCACAGCTGCCGGTACGGATGGGTGCGTTTTTACGATGGGTGCCTGAACGACCAGCTTCTGAGGGATCAATGGCCAATAGAGGACATTTTTACACCCAGCAGCTTCATAATGAACACATTATAAAAACGTGTGGACGAACGAGGAGAGTggcaaacaaaccaaataGAATCGAATCGACATGGAAGCGAGTGGTTGGTCggtttaaataaatttcaattaccATAATTGACGTGTTTGAATACGGTctaacagaagcaaacagagagagagagagagagagagagagagagagagagagagagagagtgagtgagaacGAAACGGAGTGAATATACCATTTTAATAACTGCAATTGGCCAGCTCTCGAATATCAATTTCACAAAGCTGATTAATCTTCCATTTCGAcgggccgaaaaaaaaaatcctcgtcAACAGTCAATTGAACGCCGAGGGTGAA from Anopheles stephensi strain Indian chromosome 2, UCI_ANSTEP_V1.0, whole genome shotgun sequence includes the following:
- the LOC118503785 gene encoding RNA-binding protein 45-like; the encoded protein is MTQEQSTVPDLNSPPFSRLFVLCGKQVTTGALEEFFAPYGTVEQCHIVQDQATGQSKGIGFVKFQKTSQAARALKEADGKHIEPEPKAIKVEIASSTVESKPLDCLRLKVKCPADLDSDAVKAEFSKISAVNSVQLVPDKKSPGNNVAYLTFESFLDAALAFETAKPEHKAKFAKIKPRKVSLESQPQETRGFFRPVTRRRSSALLPPTKLTVLCSSTLTQNQIWRLFDIIPGLMNCSISHDGGSISSATVTYNNTQSAKYAREKLHKFEYPIGERIVVRDGSE
- the LOC118503784 gene encoding RNA-binding protein 45-like; this translates as MADPNRAKEISEEPPMSRLFIICGKQITKEQLIKHFEPDGSIEECVVITDRKTGQGKGVAYVKFAKTSSAARGLRKNGTIVEGDTRPIKVMISASYNRDKQSDTSADVNENHFLRLFAIVPSSRTEEQLKEEFGCHGTVTQVRLVPDKKNDKQCAAYIKFTSFLETALAIENCNPQYKAKFCVPRSKLQQEREQKGQPAVDSASRKRAHSPDRLSAVRGDTKLVVICSNQLNQDRLWRLFDICPGMKYCSIITANEINITAAAVYSSREEAQRAVDKIHGLEYPIGERIIVRFEEEFKEEIITKDALSQFGPPKPLVSELVQCVKKAFFICMPEAVSVKLLTDAFCRFGDLIKVYLVPGKRHGYAEFASDIAANRAIQQLHGMQLGDCRLKVLECAEYTGENKRNRMEH